A single genomic interval of Gemmatimonas sp. harbors:
- a CDS encoding AtpZ/AtpI family protein, whose product MADEPRNPIPGSTPPGEQSPWALAGLGMQFFASILLFVYAGNWLDRRFDTSPLFLLGGLFVGGGGAFYASYRRLTKPTGTRSTDDTDSLPKP is encoded by the coding sequence ATGGCAGATGAACCGCGGAACCCAATACCCGGCTCGACGCCGCCCGGAGAGCAGTCTCCGTGGGCGCTCGCCGGCCTTGGCATGCAGTTCTTCGCGTCCATCCTGTTGTTCGTGTACGCCGGCAATTGGCTCGACCGTCGGTTTGACACATCGCCCCTCTTCTTGTTGGGGGGGCTCTTCGTAGGCGGGGGAGGAGCATTCTACGCGAGTTATCGGCGACTTACGAAGCCGACGGGCACGCGTTCCACGGACGACACCGATTCGTTGCCGAAGCCATGA
- the atpB gene encoding F0F1 ATP synthase subunit A, whose protein sequence is MLRSLSCAMLLALAPVALSAQEHTEHAPAAPAAGPVDFITPHITDGSHLEIPWPNSHLAKEIELPKFAPVHIGSMEVDLSPTKHVVFMLLAAVVVAVVLISAASASRQQHETEGRTKGFAGAMEAMALYLRNEVVLPNVGHHGEAFVPFALTLFFFILTCNLFGMIPYGATATGNIAVTATLAIITAVVVEVAGIRANGLGYLSTIFYWNKDLPIVMRVMMFFIMSPVEMVGKISKPFALTIRLFANMTAGHILLLALIGLIFAFQSWAFAGVPVLMATVISLLELFVSFLQAFIFTLLACVFIGQIREAHH, encoded by the coding sequence ATGCTCCGCTCGTTGTCCTGTGCCATGCTCCTTGCCCTCGCGCCCGTGGCGCTGAGCGCGCAGGAGCATACCGAGCACGCCCCGGCCGCGCCGGCTGCGGGCCCGGTGGACTTTATCACGCCGCACATCACGGACGGCTCGCACCTCGAGATCCCGTGGCCCAACAGCCACCTCGCCAAGGAAATCGAGCTTCCCAAGTTTGCTCCGGTGCATATCGGTAGCATGGAAGTCGATCTCTCGCCGACCAAGCATGTCGTGTTCATGCTGCTGGCGGCCGTGGTCGTGGCGGTCGTGCTCATCAGCGCCGCCTCTGCCTCGCGACAGCAGCATGAGACCGAAGGCCGCACCAAGGGCTTCGCCGGCGCTATGGAAGCGATGGCGTTGTATCTGCGCAACGAAGTGGTGCTGCCGAACGTCGGCCACCACGGCGAGGCGTTCGTCCCCTTCGCGCTGACGCTGTTCTTCTTCATTCTCACGTGCAATCTGTTCGGGATGATTCCGTACGGCGCGACGGCGACCGGTAACATTGCCGTGACCGCGACGCTGGCCATCATCACGGCCGTCGTCGTCGAGGTCGCGGGTATTCGCGCCAACGGTCTCGGCTACCTGAGCACGATCTTTTATTGGAACAAGGACCTGCCGATCGTCATGCGCGTCATGATGTTCTTCATCATGTCGCCGGTCGAAATGGTGGGGAAGATCTCGAAGCCGTTCGCGCTCACGATTCGTTTGTTTGCGAATATGACCGCCGGGCACATTCTGCTGCTCGCGCTCATCGGCCTCATTTTCGCGTTCCAGTCGTGGGCGTTCGCTGGCGTGCCGGTACTCATGGCGACGGTGATCAGTTTGCTCGAATTGTTCGTGAGCTTCCTGCAGGCGTTCATCTTCACGCTGCTGGCCTGTGTGTTCATCGGACAGATCCGCGAAGCGCACCACTAG
- the atpE gene encoding ATP synthase F0 subunit C, whose protein sequence is MGLLQAVAPVVQDPKGMAMIGAGIAAGGAAIGAGMGIGRIGGSAVEGMARQPEAAGRIQTAALILAALIEGAALFGVVVGFLIQGKITF, encoded by the coding sequence ATGGGTCTCCTCCAGGCCGTTGCGCCGGTTGTTCAGGATCCGAAGGGCATGGCCATGATCGGCGCCGGCATCGCTGCCGGTGGTGCCGCGATTGGCGCCGGCATGGGTATCGGCCGCATCGGTGGTTCGGCGGTTGAGGGCATGGCGCGTCAGCCGGAAGCCGCGGGTCGTATTCAGACTGCCGCGCTCATCTTGGCCGCGCTCATCGAAGGCGCCGCGCTGTTCGGCGTCGTCGTCGGCTTCCTGATCCAGGGCAAGATCACGTTCTAA
- a CDS encoding MoxR family ATPase: MTTPPVENDLALLDRLAEARRELATQIGKRIVGQTQVVDDLVAALLAGGHVVLVGVPGLAKTLLVQTVAQALDLTFSRVQFTPDLMPSDITGTELMEEEPGTGKRAFRFAEGPVFANMVLADEINRAPPKTQAALLQAMQERTVTVAGRTYELPKPFFVLATQNPIEQEGTYPLPEAQLDRFMFELTVGYPSREEEEEIVMSTTGASQGEVRPVVGGEELLRLQRLVRRLPAPPSLVQYAVKLARSTRPDDPNASAKVKKYVSWGAGPRASQYLVLGAKARAAMDGRAMPDLDDVRSVAKAVLRHRLVVNFQAEADGIPTESLIEFP; the protein is encoded by the coding sequence GTGACTACACCGCCTGTCGAGAACGACCTCGCCCTGCTCGACCGTCTCGCCGAGGCGAGACGTGAGCTCGCCACGCAAATCGGAAAGCGTATTGTCGGCCAGACGCAGGTGGTCGACGATCTCGTCGCCGCGCTGCTCGCCGGCGGGCACGTGGTGCTTGTGGGTGTTCCGGGACTCGCGAAGACGCTGCTGGTGCAGACTGTGGCGCAGGCGCTCGATCTCACGTTCTCACGTGTGCAGTTCACGCCCGACCTGATGCCGAGCGACATCACCGGCACGGAGTTGATGGAAGAAGAACCCGGTACCGGTAAGCGGGCGTTTCGTTTTGCTGAGGGACCGGTGTTTGCGAACATGGTCTTGGCCGACGAAATCAATCGAGCCCCCCCGAAGACGCAGGCCGCGCTACTGCAGGCGATGCAGGAGCGCACCGTTACGGTGGCTGGTCGGACGTACGAGTTGCCGAAGCCGTTCTTCGTACTCGCGACGCAGAATCCGATCGAACAGGAAGGCACGTATCCGCTGCCGGAAGCGCAGCTCGATCGCTTCATGTTCGAACTCACCGTCGGTTATCCGTCGCGTGAAGAGGAAGAAGAGATCGTGATGTCGACGACGGGCGCGTCGCAGGGTGAGGTGCGTCCGGTGGTTGGCGGCGAAGAGCTGCTGCGACTGCAGCGTCTCGTGCGTCGGTTGCCGGCGCCGCCGAGTCTCGTGCAGTACGCCGTGAAGCTGGCGCGCAGTACACGACCGGACGATCCGAACGCGAGTGCGAAAGTGAAGAAGTACGTGAGCTGGGGCGCCGGCCCGCGCGCGTCGCAGTATCTCGTGCTGGGCGCGAAAGCGCGGGCGGCGATGGATGGGCGGGCGATGCCGGATCTTGACGACGTGCGCAGTGTGGCGAAGGCTGTGTTGCGACACCGCCTGGTGGTCAACTTCCAGGCGGAAGCGGATGGCATTCCGACGGAGTCGTTGATCGAATTTCCGTGA
- a CDS encoding BsuPI-related putative proteinase inhibitor: MLSRIIVPLLAAAVLMFACGPRTPSPVASARPKGSAEQGVTSHVMVDTAHGVVRFAIEVANDSRKRVELNFPDGRTHDFVVLNDAGREVWRWSAGRLFTQSMQNRLLDAHDSVVYDERWSPPSPGHYTLVASLRSENYPVQQRVDFALR, translated from the coding sequence ATGCTCTCCCGCATCATCGTTCCACTGCTGGCCGCTGCCGTGCTCATGTTTGCGTGTGGTCCGCGAACGCCGAGTCCGGTCGCCAGCGCGCGCCCCAAGGGCAGCGCCGAACAGGGCGTGACGTCTCACGTCATGGTGGACACGGCTCACGGCGTGGTGCGATTCGCAATCGAGGTCGCGAACGACTCCCGCAAACGGGTCGAGTTGAACTTTCCCGATGGTCGGACGCACGATTTCGTGGTGCTCAACGACGCGGGCCGTGAGGTGTGGCGCTGGAGCGCCGGGCGTCTCTTCACGCAGTCCATGCAGAACCGCCTGCTCGACGCCCACGATTCGGTCGTATACGACGAACGGTGGTCGCCCCCGTCGCCTGGCCACTACACCCTCGTGGCATCGTTGCGCAGCGAAAACTATCCCGTGCAGCAGCGCGTCGACTTCGCCCTTCGCTGA
- the atpF gene encoding F0F1 ATP synthase subunit B: protein MLALSARRIGALAALLAVTASPALASEAAEGPPNLLDPNVGVMAWTLVIFVLLMVVLSKFAFKPLFAAVEAREKALEEAIEGAKRDRAAAESLLAQQKAHLETARTEAQQIIADSRATAEKMRTDLLAQTKAQQEEMIEQARRAIEGEKAAAIAALRTEAIDLAIAGASRVIEQNLDSTGNRQIVESFLASLDGAKGTR, encoded by the coding sequence ATGCTCGCTCTTTCCGCCCGCCGTATCGGCGCGCTCGCTGCTCTGCTCGCGGTCACTGCGTCTCCGGCGTTGGCGTCGGAAGCCGCCGAAGGACCGCCGAATCTGCTCGACCCGAATGTCGGCGTCATGGCCTGGACGCTGGTCATCTTCGTCCTGCTGATGGTCGTCCTGTCGAAGTTCGCCTTCAAGCCGCTGTTCGCTGCCGTCGAGGCGCGTGAGAAGGCGCTTGAAGAGGCGATCGAAGGCGCCAAGCGCGATCGTGCCGCAGCCGAGTCGCTGCTCGCGCAGCAGAAAGCCCATCTCGAAACCGCGCGCACGGAAGCGCAGCAGATCATCGCAGATAGCCGCGCCACGGCTGAAAAGATGCGCACCGATCTGCTCGCGCAGACGAAGGCGCAGCAGGAAGAGATGATCGAGCAGGCCCGCCGTGCCATCGAGGGCGAGAAGGCGGCCGCGATCGCCGCGCTGCGGACTGAAGCGATCGACCTCGCCATTGCCGGTGCGTCGCGTGTGATCGAACAGAACCTCGACTCGACCGGCAACCGCCAGATTGTCGAGAGCTTCCTGGCTTCGCTCGACGGCGCCAAGGGTACGCGCTGA